A single region of the Acanthopagrus latus isolate v.2019 chromosome 11, fAcaLat1.1, whole genome shotgun sequence genome encodes:
- the angptl1a gene encoding angiopoietin-related protein 1a, whose protein sequence is MQGLMWSLCALLCLSLWEESYCRSSREARRTKVPSLHRSKRAPLDPNAKKCSYTFLVPEQRITGPICASTTGPEPDKDRVTRMDIADVREVLSKQRREIETLQLVVDVDGNLVNEMKLLRKESRNMNSRVTQLYMQLLHEIIRKRDNSLELAQLENRVLNVTSEMMRLASRYKELESRYAIMAGVVNNQSVLISALEEQCMRTLGRSELPVVPPLVQVVPQNIPVNNRFTNEIQRDNNNRAFPRGSRMDTPTASPFGIDPPPPQGTLTSDGPFKDCFQVRQAGHATSGMYLLKTDANDRLIQAWCEHGLDNGGWTVLQRRKDGSVNFFRNWENYKKGFGNIDGEHWLGLDNIYNLGKQGDYKLMVELEDWTGKKVYAEYSSFHLESESEGYRLRLGTYQGNAGDSFSSHNGKQFTTLDRDKDAFSGNCAHFHKGGWWYNACGQTNLNGVWYSGGVYRSKFQDGIFWADYGGGFYSLKSVRLMIRPID, encoded by the exons ATGCAGGGGCTGATGTGGAGCCTATGCGCTCTgctttgcctctctctctgggaGGAAAGTTACTGCAGGAGCTCCAGGGAAGCCCGGAGGACCAAAGTGCCTTCTCTCCACAGGAGTAAAAGAGCCCCTCTGGACCCCAATGCCAAAAAGTGTTCCTACACTTTCCTTGTGCCTGAGCAGAGAATCACAG GTCCAATCTGTGCCAGCACCACAGGACCCGAGCCTGACAAGGACAGAGTGACCCGTATGGACATAGCAGATGTGCGGGAGGTACTCAGCAAACAGCGGCGTGAGATCGAGACGCTGCAGCTGGTGGTGGATGTTGATGGTAACTTGGTGAATGAGATGAAGCTGTTGCGGAAAGAGAGCAGGAACATGAACTCCAGGGTGACCCAACTCTATATGCAGCTGCTCCATGAGATCATCAGGAAAAGAGACAACTCTCTGGAGCTAGCCCAGCTGGAAAATCGCGTCCTCAATGTGACCTCTGAGATGATGCGACTGGCTTCAAGGTACAAGGAGCTGGAGTCCCGGTATGCCATAATGGCCGGGGTGGTCAACAACCAGTCAGTTCTCATCTCTGCACTGGAGGAGCAGTGTATGAGGACTCTGGGACGCAGTGAGCTGCCGGTAGTACCCCCACTGGTACAAGTGGTACCGCAGAATATACCAGTTAACAATCGTTTCACCAATGAGATACAGAGGGACAATAACAACCGAGCCTTTCCCAGAGGATCACGCATGGACACCCCTACTGCAAGCCCATTTGGCATTGACCCTCCACCACCACAGGGAACACTGACTTCTGATG GTCCCTTCAAGGACTGTTTCCAGGTGCGACAGGCCGGCCATGCCACCAGTGGGATGTACCTGCTTAAGACAGACGCCAATGATAGGCTGATCCAAGCCTGGTGTGAACATGGCCTTGACAATGGTGGATGGACGGTgttgcagaggaggaaggatggCTCTGTTAACTTCTTTCGGAATTGGGAGAACTACAAG AAAGGATTTGGCAACATAGACGGTGAACACTGGCTTGGGCTGGACAACATCTACAACCTGGGGAAACAGGGCGACTATAAGCTGATGGTAGAGCTGGAGGACTGGACAGGGAAGAAGGTGTATGCCGAGTACAGCAGCTTCCACCTGGAGTCAGAGAGCGAGGGTTATCGATTGAGGCTCGGCACCTACCAGGGCAATGCCGGGGACTCCTTCAGCAGTCACAACGGCAAACAGTTCACCACTCTCGATCGCGACAAGGACGCATTTTCTG GTAACTGCGCCCACTTCCATAAGGGTGGCTGGTGGTACAACGCTTGTGGCCAGACCAACCTGAATGGCGTATGGTACAGCGGAGGAGTTTACCGCAGCAAATTTCAGGATGGAATCTTCTGGGCAGATTACGGTGGAGGTTTCTATTCCCTCAAGTCAGTCCGCCTCATGATCCGACCGATCGACTGA